Proteins encoded by one window of Arachis ipaensis cultivar K30076 chromosome B04, Araip1.1, whole genome shotgun sequence:
- the LOC107636919 gene encoding receptor-like kinase TMK4 — protein MGSLPNLSHFFPDLYLVSLSNNHLSFIPQGCFQGLPSLLRLNLGNNTNLAPWTFPNVTHSTQLKELNLVATNVTGFLPADILKSLPNLQTILLSNNHLTGVSPESFGGSKVVTLRLNDNGFSGTIDVLSNMVDLSEAWLQGNSFEGPIPDLSRSTALLDLQLAHNLLTGIVPDSLTTLDSLQSISLNDNFLQGPLPQFAIYPEENVNLGVNTSNGFCHKNFGPCDHKVTILLEIAAEFGYPILLPRSWRGNNACKNWSFITCDDKNKIRIVNLSNLKLTGTISPAFANLTDLRKLYLDDNNLTGEIPQRLTTLPKFEVVNVSNNHLSGNIPKFSPKVNFIATGNDFHSGSDHRISIPLIIGTSSYLHMYHIRIF, from the coding sequence ATGGGATCCCTACCAAACTTGTCTCATTTCTTCCCAGATTTGTACCTAGTTTCACTCTCTAACAACCACCTTAGCTTCATCCCCCAAGGTTGCTTCCAGGGTCTACCCAGTTTGCTGAGGCTCAACTTGGGAAACAACACCAATCTTGCACCATGGACCTTCCCCAACGTGACTCACTCCACACAACTGAAAGAGCTCAATCTTGTTGCTACAAATGTAACAGGCTTCTTACCAGCAGACATATTAAAATCGTTGCCGAACTTGCAAACAATTCTTCTCTCCAACAACCACCTTACTGGGGTTTCGCCAGAGTCTTTCGGAGGATCTAAGGTTGTCACACTGCGTCTCAACGATAACGGCTTTTCGGGTACAATTGATGTGCTTTCAAACATGGTCGACTTGTCTGAAGCTTGGCTTCAGGGAAACTCCTTTGAAGGCCCAATTCCTGACTTGTCCCGTTCTACAGCTTTGCTAGATCTGCAACTTGCCCACAATCTGTTAACAGGGATAGTTCCAGATTCTCTAACAACACTCGATTCGCTGCAAAGCATTTCTTTGAACGACAACTTTTTGCAAGGTCCTTTGCCCCAATTTGCCATTTATCCTGAGGAGAATGTGAATCTTGGTGTTAACACCTCAAATGGCTTCTGTCACAAAAATTTTGGACCTTGTGATCACAAAGTGACCATTTTACTTGAAATTGCTGCAGAATTTGGGTATCCAATTTTGTTGCCACGTTCATGGAGAGGAAATAATGCCTGTAAAAATTGGAGTTTCATTACATGTGATGACAAAAATAAGATCAGAATAGTCAATTTGTCAAATCTGAAATTGACAGGCACAATTTCACCTGCATTCGCCAATTTAACTGATTTGCGGAAATTGTATTTGGATGACAATAATTTGACGGGTGAAATACCTCAAAGATTGACAACATTGCCTAAATTTGAAGTTGTGAATGTCTCTAACAACCATCTTTCAGGAAATATTCCCAAATTCTCACCAAAAGTCAACTTTATTGCCACAGGCAATGATTTTCATAGTGGTTCCGACCATAGAATCTCAATTCCTTTGATTATAGGTACTTCTTCCTACCTTCACATGTACCATATAAGAATTTTTTAG